The following coding sequences are from one Neurospora crassa OR74A linkage group I, whole genome shotgun sequence window:
- a CDS encoding mitotic check point protein, with the protein MNLSTKNTSSGSARGRDPGTNAMPLLSTAPGAPVPGPPQPAPPSPAAGNETATLSVGGTLNGQRSLRRLQSAHSLGAKALPQPSLISQQRLQLQQQQQQHQEPQHQGQPQSQPRRQPHQQPQHQHRLLPGLPSPHTRHASFNYRSTPQRGRANSDAPPVPIPLGQQYSTMAAANRRAMRGTSSSTASTMSLEKLLREGPPNGDVDTALESTRLKILDQGVKSDSDGMSSLRIYVWLILLDAPIIETDTYLSLIHRGASPAYSKIRNDTFRTLTTDPLFRRRVSEASLIRLLNAVAWRLHDARGDRTRDHSIVSLSRRSAPSEPGSRPGTSGHDSITGSPASKSRARALTLTTEGSEASGVASEPGTYVQGMNVLAAPFLYAARSEAEAFVAFHQLLTQELPGYIRGAMDGVHKGLALVDKVLSIVDPKLSLYLMSKNLSAEIYAFPSVLTLCACTPPLPEVLRLWDFLFAYGPHLNILCIVAQLIMIRTKIMESPSPNKLLRSFPALQADLIKRTTLTVIRMIPDDVYAEIVVHAK; encoded by the exons ATGAACTTATCGACAAAGAACACCAGCTCGGGCAGcgctagaggtagagatCCAGGCACAAACGCGAtgccgttgttgtcgacGGCGCCAGGCGCTCCAGTGCCAGGGCCTCCACAGCCCGCCCCCCCATCCCCTGCTGCTGGCAATGAAACTGCGACTTTGTCGGTTGGTGGTACCCTCAATGGTCAGAGGTCGCTCAGGAGATTGCAATCGGCTCACAGCCTCGGCGCAAAGGCCTTGCCTCAGCCGTCCCTAATTTCCCAGCAGAGGTTACAGttacaacagcagcagcaacagcaccaggAACCGCAACACCAGGGGCAACCGCAATCCCAACCGCGTCGTCAACCGCATCAGCAgccccaacatcaacatcgccTACTCCCAGGCCTGCCTTCGCCTCATACTAGACATGCAAGTTTCAACTATCGATCGACACCACAAAGAGGTCGCGCCAACAGTGACGCCCCGCCTGTCCCGATTCCATTAGGCCAACAATACAGCACCATGGCAGCCGCAAATAGGCGCGCCATGCGCGGCACAAGCTCATCCACCGCCAGCACTATGTCCCTCGAGAAGTTGTTGCGCGAAGGCCCCCCGAACGGCGATGTTGATACGGCGCTCGAAAGCACACGACTCAAGATCCTCGATCAGGGCGTCAAATCCGATAGCGACGGCATG TCTTCCCTTCGCATATACGTATGGCTGATCCTGCTTGACGCCCCAATCATCGAAACCGACACCTACCTTTCCCTCATTCATCGCGGCGCATCCCCTGCCTACTCGAAAATCCGCAATGATACTTTCCGTACACTTACGACCGATCCTCTCTTTCGGCGCCGCGTTAGCGAGGCCAGTCTAATTCGATTACTTAACGCCGTCGCCTGGAGGTTACACGATGCCCGCGGAGACCGAACCCGAGACCATAGCATTGTCAGTCTTTCGCGACGCTCGGCGCCATCAGAACCCGGAAGTCGTCCGGGAACTAGTGGTCACGACAGCATCACTGGGTCGCCGGCATCGAAAAGTCGAGCGCGTgccttgaccttgaccaCTGAAGGCTCCGAGGCCAGTGGTGTCGCCTCTGAACCgggtacctatgtacaagGAATGAACGTGCTGGCCGCGCCTTTCTTGTATGCTGCACGTAGCGAAGCCGAAGCCTTCGTCGCCTTCCACCAGCTTCTTACGCAAGAGTTACCCGGCTATATTCGCGGCGCCATGGACGGAGTGCACAAAGGGCTGGCGTTGGTTGACAAGGTGTTATCGATCGTGGATCCAAAACTCAGTCTCTACCTGATGTCCAAGAACCTTTCCGCCGAGATCTATGCATTCCCCTCCGTACTGACGTTGTGCGCATGCACGCCACCTCTGCCCGAGGTCCTACGCTTGTGGGACTTCCTCTTCGCATACGGTCCGCATCTCAACATTTTGTGCATCGTTGCGCAGCTGATCATGATACGCACAAAGATCATGGAATCGCCTAG TCCTAACAAACTCCTCCGATCTTTCCCTGCCCTTCAGGCTGATTTGATCAAGCGGACCACTTTGACCGTGATACGAATGATACCCGACGATGTCTATGCTGAAATCGTGGTTCATGCCAAGTGA